A segment of the Nostoc sp. TCL26-01 genome:
ACGATCTTGGCGGGTTTCTTTCTGCCAAGCAATTGGCTCAATATTAGTTAGAGGTTCACTAACAGCCAAATTTTCTAATATCTGTGCCATTTTTTGTCCGCGAGATTTTTTCTGTGAGGCAAGTTCATTTTCCAGAAATGTCACATGAACTTGAATTAGTTTATCCTCCACTTCGGGTATGTCATCAATCCATTCTAGATTGTTTCCTTTTAACCAAGCCTTAAATGTCTTTAACATTGTTGAGTCAATTGTATGATTAACTTCTAGCTTACTTGATAATATCTTGGGAAATAAACTTCTTTTTGATATGAGAAATCTTTCTACATAAAAAAGTTCAAAATATTAAACTGATATTTTTGCTGACACAAAAAATCCTGAAGTTGTTGCTAGAACAACTTCAGGATTAGATCGAATCCAAATACTATGCTTAAAAAATCACAAAAATAAACTTAATCTAAATGGAGTTCTAAGCTACATCTGCTTAATTTACGCTTCTTCTGAATTTTCACTTTTCCGCCCTGGAGAAGATTCATAAATAGCATCAAGTTGCTGACGTGCATCTTCAACATTAATTGAACGCATTACTAACAGAGGTTCTTTGATTAACTTACCTGTGTTATCTAATAACTCTGGATGTGGTGTAAATTGTCTATTTGCTCCTAAATAACCAAATCCACCCTGATTTCCCCCTTGGTAGTTTCGTGTCGGATAACTC
Coding sequences within it:
- a CDS encoding DUF2973 domain-containing protein, which encodes MLHLLYILAFTILAVVAVANLIRNLIMFSFDRERSYPTRNYQGGNQGGFGYLGANRQFTPHPELLDNTGKLIKEPLLVMRSINVEDARQQLDAIYESSPGRKSENSEEA